One region of Tachysurus fulvidraco isolate hzauxx_2018 chromosome 9, HZAU_PFXX_2.0, whole genome shotgun sequence genomic DNA includes:
- the tcn2 gene encoding transcobalamin-2: MGLFCASDKMKMLICVFAALFALCAANTCDSDHKALLLRLNQELLRSTENQESLPNPSVHIALRLSTQHNLKKESQYLNQLKTKFHTDIQSTLNNGKPVVGRLALYVMALKSSCHDTSSVSLLTDEKSEPLLTHLKKQMELEKDYMAFSHRPLTNFYQYSLGILALCVSGVRVSAHVSHKLIHAALHTHFKHGDSVSVDTLAMAGISLQCLKEAATPVKNKEELDQALATIKQKIMDSQRADGHLGNEFSTGLAVQALLAMGSNIDKCAKPMKALWSDARNGSYHNAMAISQILPALQQRSYLHLKNKECLNEDDTLVVDAVPVILPTLSSVPVQVEVEVVKADGTSFNYQINVPSGASLLESLTLLQQHQKNFKFEKEDSLWGPFLSVVNGEQAGQTDRRYWHIASDGQGLNQGIKDYKIEAAQKITIKNTGY; encoded by the exons ATGGGGTTGTTTTGTGCATCAGACAAAATGAAGATGTTAATCTGCGTGTTTGCTGCTCTGTTTGCTCTGTGTGCAGCAAACACATGcg ATTCAGATCATAAAGCTCTCCTTCTCAGGCTGAATCAGGAACTGCTTCGCTCCACCGAAAACCAGGAGTCTCTTCCCAACCCGAGCGTTCACATCGCGCTGCGCCTCTCCACACAGCACAACCTGAAGAAAGAGAGCCAGTACCTCAACCAGCTCAAGACCAAGTTCCATACGGACATTCAGAG CACCCTAAACAACGGGAAGCCTGTGGTGGGTCGCCTTGCCCTCTATGTGATGGCGTTGAAATCTTCCTGCCATGACACGAGCAGTGTGTCTCTGTTGACTGATGAGAAGAGCGAACCATTGCTCACACACCTGAAGAAACAGATGGAGTTAGAGAAGGACTACATGGCAT TCAGCCATCGTCCCCTGACCAACTTCTACCAGTACTCTCTGGGCATTCTGGCTCTGTGTGTAAGCGGAGTGAGAGTGAGCGCTCACGTCAGCCACAAGCTCATTCATGCTGCCCTGCACACTCATTTCAAACACGGTGACTCCGTAAGTGTGG ACACCCTTGCGATGGCAGGCATTTCCCTGCAGTGTCTGAAAGAAGCTGCAACGCCGGTTAAAAACAAGGAGGAGCTGGATCAGGCTCTGGCCACCATCAAACAGAAGATTATGGACTCGCAGCGAGCTGATGGACATTTGGGTAATGAGTTCAGCACTGGATTGGCCGTGCAG GCTTTACTGGCAATGGGCAGCAATATAGACAAGTGCGCTAAGCCTATGAAGGCTCTGTGGTCTGACGCCAGAAACGGCTCCTACCACAATGCCATGGCAATCTCTCAAATCCTGCCTGCTCTCCAGCAACGCTCATATCTCCACCTGAAGAACAAGGAATGTCTCAATGAGGACG aCACTCTCGTTGTGGATGCTGTTCCGGTTATCCTGCCGACCCTGTCGTCTGTTCCTGtgcaggtggaggtggaggtggtgaAAGCAGACGGCACATCCTTCAATTATCAGATCAACGTTCCCAGTGGCGCCTCACTGCTCGAGAGTCTCACGCTGCTTCAGCAACATCAGAAGAACTTCAA GTTTGAGAAGGAGGACAGTCTGTGGGGGCCGTTCCTTAGCGTAGTAAACGGAGAACAGGCAGGACAGACCGACCGGAGGTACTGGCACATTGCTTCAGATGGACAAGGACTGAATCAGG GCATTAAGGACTATAAGATAGAAGCAGCTCAAAAGATCACCATCAAGAACACCGGCTACTGA